One segment of Macrotis lagotis isolate mMagLag1 chromosome 1, bilby.v1.9.chrom.fasta, whole genome shotgun sequence DNA contains the following:
- the LOC141510013 gene encoding olfactory receptor 14C36-like encodes MANFTTIVTEFLLLGFSDNQELQILYALLFFLFYLSGLMGNLLIVIITTFDRRLHTPMYFFLRNLSIVDACFISVTVPLASINSLLNNRVISYSGCAAQVFLLVFLAYFEITMLTVMARDRYVAICHPLHYTVIMRPTVCMKLTFTCFVTGLFYSGFHTGYTFRLSFCQSNVINQFFCDIPSLLKISCSEIFSNILSLFITILALGLSCFIFIIASYIRIFSTVLKFPVKEDQRKAFSTCIPHIIVVSLFLVSSCYVYLQPNSGSGSSKDIILSIFYSIVPPFFNPIVYSLRNKQIKEAIRLVMCRKLLLSNIA; translated from the coding sequence ATGGCTAACTTTACTACAATCGTGACTGAATTTCTCCTTCTAGGGTTTTCTGATAATCAAGAATTGCAGATCTTATATGCTTTGCTGTTCTTTCTATTTTACTTATCAGGCTTGATGGGGAATCTCCTCATTGTCATCATCACCACTTTTGACAGGAGACTCCACACCCCCATGTACTTTTTCCTTAGGAATTTGTCCATTGTGGATGCCTGCTTCATATCAGTCACAGTTCCCCTAGCATCCATTAACTCCCTGCTGAACAATAGGGTTATTTCATATTCTGGATGTGCAGCTCAGGTATTTCTGCTCGTTTTCTTGGCATATTTTGAAATTACTATGCTCACCGTAATGGCTCGTGATCGCTATGTTGCCATCTGCCACCCACTTCATTACACAGTGATCATGCGTCCCACTGTCTGCATGAAGCTGACCTTCACATGCTTTGTCACTGGCCTTTTTTATTCAGGTTTCCATACTGGTTACACATTTAGATTGTCTTTCTGCCAATCCAATGTCATCAATCAGTTCTTCTGTGATATCCCCTCTCTCCTCAAGATCTCTTGCTCAGAGATCTTCAGCAACATACTATCATTATTTATCACTATTCTGGCACTTGGATTAAGCTGCTTTATCTTCATCATTGCATCTTACATTAGAATATTTTCCACTGTGCTCAAATTTCCAGTGAAAGAAGACCAAAGAAAAGCATTCTCTACTTGTATTCCCCACATCATTGTGGTTTCTTTATTCCTTGTTTCAAGTTGTTATGTGTACCTACAACCAAATTCAGGTTCTGGGTCCAGTAAAGACATAATCCTTTCAATATTCTATTCCATAGTACCTCCCTTTTTTAACCCCATTGTATACAGTCTACGGAATAAGCAGATAAAAGAGGCTATAAGATTAGTAATGTGTAGAAAACTTTTGCTAAGTAATATCGCATAA